Proteins encoded by one window of Methanobacterium sp. CWC-01:
- a CDS encoding YbjQ family protein, with amino-acid sequence MLILTSPTIEGKKIIEHHGLVTGDALLGANLYKDLFSGVRDVVGGRTSKYEEELTTARNLAIESMEEKAAKQGANAIIGTRVSYHNLGGTMGNTIMVTVTGTAVTYQES; translated from the coding sequence ATGCTGATTTTAACCTCCCCAACCATTGAAGGGAAAAAGATAATTGAACATCATGGTTTAGTAACCGGAGATGCTCTCTTGGGAGCCAACCTATATAAAGATTTGTTCTCAGGAGTGAGAGATGTGGTAGGTGGAAGAACCTCCAAATATGAAGAAGAACTTACCACTGCCAGGAACTTGGCCATAGAGAGTATGGAAGAAAAGGCGGCAAAACAAGGTGCTAATGCAATCATAGGGACTCGTGTATCTTATCATAATTTGGGAGGCACCATGGGAAACACCATAATGGTCACGGTCACAGGGACGGCAGTTACTTACCAGGAATCTTAA
- a CDS encoding SHOCT domain-containing protein, which produces MVVGHHEGNKIELKLEKDGISLKKSGRISGWTKGEKFVEYEDITGIEFKKGVLWGDLEIFTSGMKIEVERVKKNEGDAFVTVLRNKLKETREQKYENAETISPMDEIKKAKELLDAGAITEEEYEEIKKKYL; this is translated from the coding sequence ATGGTTGTTGGGCATCATGAAGGAAATAAAATCGAACTGAAACTTGAAAAAGATGGTATAAGTCTTAAAAAATCGGGAAGAATAAGTGGATGGACCAAAGGAGAAAAATTTGTTGAATATGAAGACATTACCGGTATAGAATTTAAGAAAGGTGTTTTATGGGGAGATCTTGAAATATTTACTTCTGGAATGAAAATAGAAGTTGAAAGGGTTAAAAAAAATGAAGGAGATGCCTTCGTTACCGTGTTAAGAAATAAATTGAAAGAAACCCGAGAACAAAAATATGAAAACGCAGAAACCATCAGTCCCATGGATGAAATTAAAAAAGCCAAAGAATTATTAGATGCTGGGGCGATAACGGAAGAAGAGTACGAGGAAATCAAAAAGAAATATTTATAG
- a CDS encoding AI-2E family transporter, with translation MIDDFKIPPFLQQIVIIAVIFVAFLGMKYTSEILGPLLLSIFLSIIIYPFLMWLKKRGLSYNLAVIVTLVGILALGTAVIGFLVVALAQLIKAIPTLSISSNGFLAQYGNEIINFIVSSIPETDSAGIISMGVFILFSVIFLVYELPQIRNRLIKMMGADNPNLTKTFTLIEGFVEYFVIRAKVNLLYGVGVSAILLLFGIDFAVLWGLLTFVLGFIPYVGIILAAIPPVLVAWAKYGIQGAIVMGLFFVIINTIAESYVFPKLTGKDLQMSVYVVFASVFVWGWALGPVGFFIGVPLTMVIIVYLESFDETRWLASLMGSGEEDVSKKKK, from the coding sequence ATGATTGATGATTTTAAAATACCACCATTTCTCCAGCAAATTGTCATAATAGCCGTTATTTTTGTGGCATTTTTAGGAATGAAATATACTTCTGAGATTTTGGGGCCATTATTACTTTCAATATTCTTGAGCATAATAATCTATCCCTTTTTGATGTGGCTGAAAAAAAGAGGCCTATCTTACAATTTAGCAGTGATAGTAACCCTGGTTGGTATTTTGGCCTTAGGTACGGCAGTAATAGGTTTCCTTGTTGTGGCATTAGCGCAATTAATAAAAGCAATTCCAACCTTATCTATAAGTTCTAATGGTTTTCTTGCACAATACGGGAACGAAATAATAAATTTCATTGTCTCCAGCATACCTGAAACAGACTCTGCAGGGATTATCTCTATGGGAGTTTTTATTCTGTTTTCAGTTATCTTCCTGGTTTATGAGCTTCCTCAAATCAGAAATAGACTTATAAAGATGATGGGTGCTGATAATCCTAACCTGACAAAGACATTTACTCTCATCGAAGGCTTCGTCGAATACTTTGTAATACGAGCAAAAGTAAATCTTCTTTATGGAGTGGGTGTTTCGGCTATTCTCCTACTGTTTGGCATCGATTTTGCAGTTCTCTGGGGATTATTGACATTTGTATTAGGATTTATACCATATGTAGGCATTATACTGGCAGCTATACCTCCCGTACTAGTGGCGTGGGCTAAATATGGTATACAAGGGGCTATAGTAATGGGGCTTTTCTTTGTCATTATTAATACCATAGCAGAAAGTTATGTCTTCCCAAAACTAACTGGAAAAGATCTTCAAATGTCAGTTTATGTGGTATTTGCTTCAGTATTTGTATGGGGTTGGGCTTTAGGGCCTGTCGGATTTTTCATTGGAGTGCCTTTAACCATGGTCATCATAGTTTATCTGGAAAGCTTTGATGAAACTCGCTGGTTGGCATCACTTATGGGCAGTGGCGAGGAAGATGTTTCTAAGAAAAAGAAATAA
- a CDS encoding heavy metal-binding domain-containing protein: MPAVVKFLREKRWALVAIFLGVFAGFGSALICIAWNLVIFGFNIMYIVSPLLGGFIETFIASRKYGRSTGAISALLTFMIINGYGWFGPGIIFPKEPVTLSLITIIAIILTIQAAFPILVNYILFVVVVGTLLKITKALLNLPSRIMQRMPVETEKKEQTKQPDEIFLDELSIPLLSVPHVNGKKIQRYVGLVAGEGIAEEKKSEGRLSNLLKIIEPTPLEDMNLGEAKKGALSRMLEKAKSMGANGVEEVLIDYVSMGGLQGSVTIVTATGTAVILGDELSEKTSIINEKIGVSDSAESISRVDDNISDESSTDDLSTGHNEHPIKPSTGLNKFELATSNDLKELEKRYLNVLRDLNTLDNRFEEDDKYSDKIGENLDLFNKSDNRGMNIMRIKEEIIGKEVMDVNANVIGKVKDLDINFETRTLEALIVGESGIFAGLRSSEDIVIPPHMVVAIGDKILIKREY; the protein is encoded by the coding sequence ATGCCAGCAGTGGTGAAATTTCTCAGAGAAAAACGTTGGGCATTGGTAGCCATATTCTTAGGAGTATTCGCAGGCTTTGGTTCTGCTCTTATTTGTATAGCATGGAATTTAGTTATTTTTGGATTTAACATAATGTACATAGTGTCTCCTCTTCTGGGAGGGTTCATTGAAACTTTCATAGCTAGTAGAAAGTACGGGAGAAGTACCGGTGCTATCAGCGCTCTTTTAACCTTCATGATAATCAATGGTTACGGCTGGTTCGGTCCTGGCATAATCTTCCCCAAAGAACCTGTTACACTAAGCTTAATCACCATAATCGCCATAATACTCACGATTCAAGCTGCATTCCCTATATTGGTTAACTATATCCTCTTTGTAGTTGTTGTAGGCACATTGCTAAAGATAACTAAAGCACTACTCAACCTACCATCTAGAATAATGCAAAGAATGCCCGTTGAAACCGAGAAAAAGGAACAAACCAAACAACCAGATGAAATTTTCCTTGATGAACTATCTATACCGCTATTATCGGTTCCTCATGTAAATGGGAAGAAAATACAGAGATATGTAGGTTTAGTTGCTGGAGAAGGCATCGCCGAAGAGAAAAAGTCTGAAGGAAGACTTTCAAATCTTTTAAAAATCATTGAACCGACACCACTGGAGGATATGAATTTAGGAGAAGCCAAAAAGGGGGCCCTGTCCCGAATGCTCGAAAAAGCTAAATCAATGGGAGCAAATGGAGTGGAAGAAGTTTTAATTGACTATGTCTCAATGGGCGGGTTACAAGGGAGCGTGACCATCGTAACTGCCACTGGAACTGCGGTCATATTAGGTGATGAATTATCTGAAAAGACTTCTATAATAAATGAAAAAATAGGGGTTTCAGACAGTGCTGAAAGTATTTCCCGAGTGGATGACAATATAAGCGATGAATCCAGCACCGACGATTTATCAACTGGACACAACGAACACCCTATTAAACCAAGCACCGGGCTTAATAAATTTGAACTGGCTACCAGTAATGATCTTAAAGAGCTTGAAAAGAGATACTTAAATGTATTAAGAGACTTAAATACGCTCGATAATAGATTTGAGGAAGATGATAAATATTCAGATAAGATCGGGGAAAATTTAGATTTATTTAATAAATCTGATAATAGGGGGATGAATATCATGAGAATTAAAGAAGAGATAATTGGGAAAGAAGTCATGGATGTTAATGCAAATGTGATTGGGAAAGTAAAGGATCTGGACATAAACTTCGAAACCAGAACATTAGAAGCATTAATAGTGGGAGAAAGCGGAATTTTCGCAGGCTTAAGAAGTTCTGAAGACATTGTAATCCCTCCTCACATGGTAGTGGCTATTGGGGATAAGATACTCATAAAAAGAGAATACTGA
- a CDS encoding tyrosine-type recombinase/integrase: MQESEIEIFNDPYFVKFIRGRNLSEATERVYAGRLRSFFEFVGKNPSQLIKEAQKDGLRKVDEFFNDYIETLKKGGKSSNTIINRVDTVKAFYHAFNVDTKDINKIKLIEPPHLENNILISLDQIKEALELSNLRDKAIILLHLSSGMEATELRCLTYGDFINSITEYLDLEPEELFNVKKIANKLLKIDEIVGTWKIEKNRTGKPYVTFNTPESTKAIISYLIDRKRKNKDIKSLNDPLFVNSQNHALKKSSHGSIFKRVNNRANFGYLTKKRRFFSSTMLRKYFKNKLNESGMDESTINALLGQKLNDNIDYHSYNEIEVLKNKYIGALDELSIDKVAIEREIIPDEYKKLLDRLNEKENELEEIKKHINRLTQSMNLKDV, from the coding sequence ATGCAGGAATCTGAAATCGAAATATTTAATGATCCATATTTTGTTAAGTTCATTAGGGGCAGGAACCTCTCGGAAGCAACTGAAAGAGTATATGCTGGAAGATTAAGATCTTTTTTTGAATTTGTAGGTAAAAATCCATCTCAGTTAATTAAAGAGGCTCAAAAAGATGGTTTAAGAAAAGTAGATGAGTTTTTCAACGATTATATCGAAACCCTTAAAAAAGGTGGTAAATCCTCAAATACAATTATTAACCGAGTAGATACTGTAAAAGCATTTTATCATGCTTTTAATGTTGATACTAAGGACATTAACAAAATAAAACTTATTGAACCCCCTCATTTGGAGAATAACATACTCATTTCTTTAGATCAGATTAAAGAAGCTCTCGAATTAAGCAACTTGAGAGATAAAGCCATAATTTTGCTACATTTATCATCGGGCATGGAGGCCACAGAGTTAAGATGCTTAACTTATGGGGATTTTATTAATTCCATTACAGAATACCTCGATTTAGAACCTGAAGAATTATTTAATGTAAAAAAAATAGCGAATAAACTTCTTAAAATAGATGAAATTGTTGGAACTTGGAAAATAGAAAAAAATAGGACTGGCAAACCTTACGTTACCTTTAACACTCCTGAATCAACGAAAGCCATTATAAGCTACTTGATTGATCGAAAAAGGAAGAATAAAGATATTAAATCACTTAACGATCCTCTTTTCGTTAATTCACAGAACCATGCTTTAAAGAAATCTTCTCATGGTTCTATCTTTAAACGTGTGAACAATAGGGCCAACTTTGGCTACTTAACAAAAAAAAGACGATTTTTTTCTTCTACTATGCTTCGAAAGTACTTTAAAAATAAATTAAATGAATCAGGAATGGATGAATCAACCATAAATGCTCTTCTAGGACAAAAATTGAATGATAATATTGATTATCATTCTTACAATGAAATAGAAGTCCTTAAAAATAAATATATCGGCGCCTTAGATGAATTGTCCATAGATAAAGTGGCTATTGAAAGAGAAATCATCCCTGATGAATATAAAAAACTACTGGATAGACTTAACGAAAAAGAAAATGAATTAGAAGAAATTAAAAAACATATAAATCGACTAACACAATCAATGAATTTGAAAGATGTATAA
- a CDS encoding DUF3566 domain-containing protein, with product MEEVKEAKTMIKEVKSLPVVAVSLIVSVITLILAFIFGVIWFIIGYAAIYQLSTIIISLNNETAAIVNSVAGSITSMGALYLIIIWPIEAFIGTFILTAIVALLYNVLAPRIGGIKLELE from the coding sequence ATGGAAGAAGTAAAAGAAGCAAAAACCATGATTAAAGAAGTAAAATCTTTGCCAGTAGTCGCTGTTTCTTTGATAGTATCAGTTATTACATTGATTCTAGCATTCATATTTGGAGTGATCTGGTTCATAATCGGATATGCAGCCATATACCAACTAAGCACCATTATTATCAGTTTAAACAATGAAACAGCAGCAATAGTGAATTCAGTGGCAGGTTCAATCACATCCATGGGAGCCCTATATCTAATCATTATATGGCCTATAGAAGCATTTATCGGAACATTTATTTTGACTGCAATAGTAGCCCTACTCTACAACGTACTAGCACCCAGAATCGGCGGCATTAAATTAGAACTTGAATAA
- a CDS encoding phospholipase D-like domain-containing protein: MEIKVYGQLVDDNEKPIFGIQLKVILDNSSFFADAPTISDAVTDENGKFEIDLTLNLEQKEKSENKIKIVFLIDEKPVMNISKEIEDVVDFGVIKFHNGNIGVEGQIKDEKGNPVEGLIVIAEDVDYGKIELNALNLIESKVKSFIKEGILIKEEGILGSSLDFIKDKYNLLFSLRDDLLGSSITDENGYYRIIYPPEKYLEILDKDPDIRIIVKDRLGVFELKETEVHQNITSTIEKIRDIIIYRAEIEGWPVTLNSASPSRVSSNNNFEILIDNHVAWEKMVEVIEQAKSYIYLTQFIFYPEFVPRFFSFSDDPSDYKSDDPLAYKLLEAQKRGVDVKIIINENRVVPDNYDELYAYFKESDVKVRRFPAKGPFSMHAKVIVADGEKAFIIGSPFTQSYWDTSKHDINEPRRLDKNEGPYHDVSTYFEGPVINHLEEFFIELWNYLSDLDFDGEDKINENKSLNKKISRIITSEKIMDFNPDLRVENESLQIVRSITPETLSKKGEAGVLEAYRKAITNAQDFIYLENQYFTNKYIIGALKKAVELNPKLQVIMLINEVPDVPTYRSWQHYGFEFMGLDLQRLTIEHPQIGVFAKWSGKFSNGKNKLHNCYIHSKVAIVDDIWATIGTANLDGSSLSVAEEFGSSEISENHRNMEMNAIMFDMNSPQSGYIENFRKILWGEHLGMDITNLERPLEGWLDLWKEKGITNLSQLEKEEISLNGGILPYSTKKNVKEQIKDLVEQYKRIKGRFNR, translated from the coding sequence ATGGAAATTAAGGTGTATGGACAACTGGTGGACGATAACGAAAAACCCATCTTTGGCATTCAATTAAAGGTAATTCTAGACAATTCTTCCTTTTTTGCTGATGCTCCTACCATCAGTGATGCTGTAACTGATGAAAATGGTAAATTTGAAATTGATTTAACTTTAAATCTCGAACAAAAGGAGAAATCGGAAAATAAAATAAAAATAGTGTTTTTAATCGATGAAAAACCGGTAATGAACATTTCTAAAGAAATTGAAGATGTTGTTGATTTTGGGGTTATAAAATTTCATAATGGAAATATTGGAGTTGAAGGGCAGATTAAAGATGAAAAGGGTAATCCTGTTGAAGGATTGATCGTAATAGCCGAAGATGTTGATTATGGGAAAATTGAATTAAATGCCCTGAATCTCATAGAATCTAAGGTTAAATCTTTTATTAAAGAAGGAATTTTAATTAAGGAAGAAGGAATTTTAGGAAGTTCCCTGGATTTTATAAAGGACAAATATAATCTCTTATTCTCCTTGAGGGATGATCTTTTAGGATCTTCGATTACCGATGAAAATGGATATTACCGCATCATCTATCCCCCAGAAAAATATCTAGAAATTCTCGACAAAGATCCGGATATAAGAATCATAGTTAAGGATAGGCTGGGTGTATTCGAGCTTAAAGAAACGGAAGTCCACCAGAACATCACCAGCACCATTGAAAAAATAAGGGATATTATTATTTACCGGGCTGAGATTGAGGGATGGCCGGTTACATTAAACAGTGCTTCACCATCCAGAGTGAGTTCGAATAATAATTTTGAAATATTGATTGATAATCATGTGGCCTGGGAAAAGATGGTGGAAGTTATCGAGCAAGCTAAGTCCTACATTTACTTAACCCAGTTTATATTTTACCCTGAATTCGTGCCCCGATTCTTTTCATTCTCAGATGATCCATCAGATTATAAAAGCGATGATCCGTTAGCATACAAACTTTTAGAAGCTCAAAAACGGGGGGTGGATGTTAAAATTATCATAAATGAAAATAGGGTGGTTCCTGATAATTACGACGAGTTATATGCTTATTTTAAAGAAAGTGATGTGAAAGTAAGAAGATTCCCAGCCAAAGGCCCATTTTCTATGCATGCCAAGGTAATTGTTGCCGATGGAGAGAAAGCATTTATAATTGGATCACCCTTTACTCAGAGCTATTGGGATACCAGTAAACATGACATTAACGAACCAAGACGTTTGGATAAAAACGAAGGCCCTTACCATGACGTTTCAACGTATTTCGAAGGTCCAGTAATCAACCACCTGGAAGAATTTTTCATTGAACTCTGGAATTATCTTTCCGACCTGGATTTCGATGGTGAAGATAAGATTAATGAAAATAAATCTTTAAATAAAAAAATAAGCCGTATTATAACCTCAGAAAAGATAATGGACTTCAATCCCGATCTGAGAGTTGAAAATGAGTCGCTACAGATCGTAAGATCCATAACCCCCGAGACCCTATCCAAAAAAGGAGAAGCCGGAGTGCTGGAAGCGTACAGAAAAGCCATCACCAACGCCCAAGATTTTATTTATCTCGAAAACCAGTACTTCACCAATAAATACATTATCGGGGCTTTAAAAAAGGCAGTTGAACTAAACCCCAAGTTACAGGTCATCATGCTCATTAATGAAGTTCCTGACGTTCCCACTTACCGGAGCTGGCAACATTACGGTTTTGAATTCATGGGACTAGACCTGCAAAGGTTAACCATTGAACATCCTCAAATTGGAGTTTTTGCCAAATGGTCAGGTAAATTCTCTAATGGAAAGAACAAACTGCATAACTGTTACATTCACAGCAAAGTTGCCATCGTAGACGATATATGGGCCACAATAGGCACTGCTAATCTTGACGGATCTTCATTGAGTGTCGCCGAGGAGTTTGGAAGTAGTGAAATATCAGAAAATCACCGGAACATGGAAATGAATGCCATAATGTTTGACATGAACTCCCCCCAATCTGGTTACATTGAAAACTTCAGAAAAATACTGTGGGGAGAGCACTTAGGGATGGATATTACCAACCTGGAACGTCCTCTAGAAGGATGGCTTGATCTGTGGAAAGAGAAAGGCATCACCAATCTAAGCCAATTAGAAAAAGAAGAAATAAGTCTAAATGGCGGAATATTGCCCTACAGCACTAAGAAGAATGTAAAAGAGCAAATTAAAGATTTAGTAGAACAGTATAAGAGAATAAAAGGAAGATTCAACCGTTGA
- a CDS encoding ABC transporter permease, translating into MLIKDDFAGTAAMIRLILRRDRIIIPLLVIFMALFVAFVAASFINLYSDEAVRMAVYLQLKNNPTYVSLLGSVLDSSIGALTAWRVGVGASLIMGLISVFLMIRHTRSEERKGRLELINSGEVGRQAVLSAALITTFGVNLVIAVLIGLGLMVQGLDAYSSLVLGMSLAAFGCLFVAITGVAVQLTESSGDARYLMSGLLVAFFMVRIFGWDDGDYAWVSWLSPYGWVHHIGPFAENNMWIFAIFLAFIAGLTALAYWLSSQRDLGAGIITQRPGPARASKNLQSALALAWRLHRGMLLFWVIIFALMGVMLGFTVQTITDMISTNPQFVNLILQLGGNAGVTDSYFTMMLAFLSELFAFYTIIATLKLHSQESKKYSEMVLTSSVSRSQWAVSNLVFAVLAPALVLILFALSMGLSYGLITNNLSDVAIRILGAALVYLPAIWLFTGISMALFGLKPRLASLSWVALAVIVIIDLVGEFFDISEWILNISPFTHIPQLLAGDTIETPLILLLLVAVLLVLLGVLAYQRRDIMG; encoded by the coding sequence GCAGTTTATTTACAGCTGAAGAATAATCCTACCTATGTTTCCCTTTTAGGTTCGGTTCTTGATTCCTCTATTGGAGCACTAACTGCCTGGAGGGTGGGTGTTGGTGCTTCATTGATTATGGGCCTAATCAGTGTATTTTTAATGATCAGGCATACCCGTAGCGAGGAAAGAAAAGGGCGGCTGGAATTAATAAATTCTGGAGAAGTAGGTCGCCAGGCAGTGCTGAGCGCCGCTCTTATCACCACCTTTGGGGTAAATTTAGTCATCGCAGTTTTGATTGGCCTGGGATTAATGGTACAGGGCCTTGATGCATACAGTTCCCTAGTTCTGGGTATGAGTTTAGCAGCCTTCGGGTGTTTATTTGTGGCTATCACCGGGGTAGCGGTGCAGTTAACCGAAAGTTCAGGTGATGCCCGCTATTTAATGTCTGGTCTTTTAGTTGCCTTTTTTATGGTGCGTATCTTTGGATGGGATGACGGAGATTATGCCTGGGTCTCCTGGTTATCACCCTATGGCTGGGTGCACCATATTGGTCCTTTTGCCGAAAATAATATGTGGATCTTTGCCATATTCCTGGCATTCATTGCTGGTTTAACTGCCCTGGCCTACTGGCTCTCCTCCCAGCGAGACTTAGGGGCAGGAATCATAACCCAAAGGCCTGGCCCGGCACGGGCCTCTAAAAACTTGCAAAGTGCCCTGGCACTGGCCTGGAGACTCCATCGGGGCATGTTACTATTTTGGGTAATTATATTCGCTTTAATGGGGGTTATGCTGGGATTCACCGTCCAAACCATAACTGATATGATTAGCACTAACCCTCAATTTGTAAATTTGATTCTCCAGCTAGGAGGTAACGCCGGAGTCACTGATAGCTATTTTACTATGATGTTAGCATTTTTAAGCGAATTGTTCGCCTTTTACACAATTATAGCCACATTAAAGCTCCACTCGCAGGAATCAAAGAAATATTCTGAAATGGTTCTCACCAGTTCGGTTTCCCGGAGTCAATGGGCAGTCAGTAACTTAGTATTCGCTGTTTTAGCTCCTGCATTAGTTTTAATTTTATTTGCTTTGAGCATGGGCTTAAGTTATGGTTTAATCACTAATAACCTATCTGATGTTGCTATCCGTATTTTAGGGGCGGCTCTCGTGTATTTGCCAGCTATATGGTTATTTACCGGCATTTCCATGGCATTATTCGGGTTAAAACCGCGACTGGCTTCTTTAAGTTGGGTGGCCCTGGCAGTGATTGTCATTATTGATTTAGTAGGTGAATTTTTTGATATCAGTGAGTGGATACTGAACATTTCTCCCTTTACCCACATACCCCAGTTACTGGCCGGAGATACCATAGAAACACCACTTATTCTGCTTCTATTGGTTGCAGTCCTACTCGTCTTATTGGGAGTCTTGGCTTACCAGCGCAGGGATATAATGGGCTAA
- a CDS encoding PAS domain-containing protein has protein sequence MKNKKLNPYGDEEFIHNKEFERIKQLELDLKEIKYKFNEAEAIAKIGFWEVDPVTLNLTWTEGLFKIVGYDHKYGQVKYFDQKKFIHPDDWEYFYEALLNVLKTGKDHTIDVRVVRPDGIIRIVHLIAKPINDKNGKVIGVRGTAQDITYLKKVENDLRQSEGFYRALFEITGTATIVVDEDNTILMANSQFEKISGYSKEELEDKTSWKEMVSKEDLEIMEEYHHLRINDLGTPPEHYEARFVDKEGNIRSILINVAVIPGTKRTIASILDLTELKLAEELIKTTLERFYTILSNMRASILLVTEDDLVEFANQAFCDYFNIREAPEDLSGQTASEMIKKIENVYQNSAEEINRIQEIVGNWQPVIGEEIDMTGGRTCIRDFIPISIYDKPYGRLWLHLDITERKKMEKELADSEGRYRYLVEKASAGMFILDKNGVITYLNDHMAHILNYTKDEMLGNHIKYFVDEKDEFIRHRKPFEVQIERYNWFKFLNKTGNVFWTNLAVSPIFNSKKEYIGLLGIVSDINVQKGLEKAFLEREEIFTEIIYDMMGMLNNITKDLNKSEFGQKDLASAKKLDNN, from the coding sequence ATGAAAAATAAAAAGCTTAATCCTTATGGGGATGAAGAATTTATACATAATAAAGAATTTGAAAGAATAAAACAGTTAGAGCTCGATCTAAAAGAGATTAAATACAAATTTAACGAAGCAGAGGCCATTGCCAAGATTGGTTTTTGGGAAGTTGATCCTGTAACTCTAAATCTAACCTGGACTGAAGGACTTTTTAAAATTGTAGGATATGATCACAAATATGGGCAGGTCAAATATTTTGATCAAAAGAAGTTTATACATCCTGACGATTGGGAATATTTTTATGAGGCTCTCCTAAATGTACTTAAAACAGGCAAAGATCACACTATTGATGTTAGGGTAGTTAGACCGGATGGTATAATACGTATCGTTCACCTTATCGCTAAACCTATAAACGACAAGAATGGAAAGGTTATTGGGGTTAGGGGTACAGCTCAAGATATTACTTATTTAAAGAAAGTTGAAAACGATCTTAGACAATCAGAAGGATTTTATAGGGCTCTTTTTGAAATTACAGGGACAGCAACCATTGTTGTTGACGAAGATAATACCATATTAATGGCTAATTCACAGTTTGAAAAAATTTCAGGATATTCTAAAGAAGAATTAGAAGATAAAACAAGCTGGAAAGAAATGGTATCAAAAGAAGATCTGGAAATTATGGAAGAATATCACCACCTGCGTATAAATGATTTAGGAACCCCTCCGGAACATTATGAAGCTAGATTCGTTGATAAAGAAGGAAACATTAGGAGCATTTTAATTAATGTGGCCGTTATTCCCGGAACAAAAAGAACAATAGCTTCTATTCTTGATTTAACCGAACTTAAGTTGGCTGAAGAGTTAATTAAAACCACCTTGGAACGTTTTTATACTATTCTTTCCAATATGCGTGCTAGCATTTTGTTGGTAACAGAGGATGATCTAGTTGAGTTTGCAAACCAGGCGTTTTGTGACTATTTCAATATTAGGGAAGCACCAGAAGACTTGAGTGGACAAACCGCATCGGAAATGATTAAAAAAATTGAGAATGTCTATCAAAACAGCGCCGAGGAAATCAACCGCATTCAGGAAATAGTTGGTAATTGGCAACCGGTAATAGGTGAAGAAATTGATATGACCGGTGGAAGAACATGTATACGCGATTTTATACCCATATCTATATACGATAAACCTTACGGCCGGTTGTGGCTTCACTTAGATATCACCGAACGCAAAAAGATGGAAAAAGAATTGGCCGATAGTGAAGGAAGATATCGTTATCTAGTCGAAAAAGCTTCCGCCGGAATGTTTATTTTGGATAAAAATGGAGTCATCACCTATTTGAACGATCATATGGCGCATATACTGAATTACACCAAAGATGAAATGTTAGGAAATCATATAAAATATTTTGTTGATGAAAAAGATGAATTTATTCGGCATAGAAAACCATTTGAGGTTCAAATAGAACGATACAATTGGTTTAAGTTTTTAAATAAAACTGGCAACGTTTTTTGGACAAACTTGGCAGTTTCGCCCATTTTCAATTCTAAAAAGGAATATATTGGTTTGCTTGGAATTGTTTCTGACATCAATGTACAGAAAGGACTAGAAAAAGCATTTTTAGAGAGGGAAGAAATATTCACCGAGATCATCTACGATATGATGGGAATGCTCAACAATATAACAAAAGACCTAAATAAGTCTGAATTCGGTCAAAAAGACTTAGCTTCAGCTAAAAAATTAGATAATAACTAA